CCCTGCAAGTTTCTGTTTTACTGGCTACTCCCATCTCGTCCTTTTCACATTTGTTTCTTTGAAATCTTgatgtttctttttttattttgaaaatgttAATAATTTATAGTCAAGCTTACTAGTGCTTGCCATGTATGTGCCTGAGATATGTGCATACAGTGAATTGGAATCTTTTAAGCCAAGTGCAATTTGGCAGGAATATATGATGAAACTTATCGTGGTCATCTGTTGCCTTATTTACACTTTCAGGATTCATGGTTGTAAAGGATCTCGGTGTAGAAGTAGAAAATTTTGTTTCTGCTTCAAATCCCAAGTCTCCCACAGTTTGGAGTGATAAAGCTTCTATGGATGAGTTTTCTCctgttgcatcttcttctaatgCTAATAGCAAGAACGAGAAGCCTTTTAGTACTAGTGAACAGATAACTGAGAGTGGATCGGCCTATGATCAAAGTGATGAAGGATTAACAAGAAGTCCTGGCAGTCCTGGAAGGAGTACTTTTGAAAGCCCATTTCGCTCTGCACAGTTTGATGTGCATGATATTTCTCCTCGCACCAAAGAAAGTCACAGGTACAagtattttgtttttgttttatgatacttctttaataaagtttaTGGTTTAAAAGTGACCCTGAACCacattaaaaggaaaaaaatcccAGCTGCAATGTGTATTAGCATCTTATAATGAGATGTCTACTGTTCTGTCACTTCAATATATGACTTGAAAATTTTCTACTTTTTCCATAGATCTGCAATTTTAGTCATTTTTTATATAGCATCTTTTTCCTGATATATttacttattttatttattattttaaattttttgttggTCATAATGTATTCACCAATGTTGAGCATTACAAGAAATTATTTAAAACTATCCCTAAATATAAACCTTGCTGTAATCTACTAAAATCTTGCATACTATCCTAGCCTACAATTCTATTGCTACACGTTGTTCTCTCACAATGTGTATTCAATCAGGGGTTGAAGTTTGCATCcttctttttcaaaaacatgttatactttttttctttattgagagaatcaagagaagaataagtctatattttctttatcAAAAGAAACAACACAAAATTTGCTTATGGTAAAAGTTTCGTTTGCATATTATTGTACAATTTCTGATGCTTTGTTACGCATTAATCCTCTTTTTGGCTTTTATGTTTTAGTTTATGACTTTTCAGGCATTATCCTGATGATCATACTTCTGTACATTCATAATAATTTTTCACAAAGAATGGCTGGTGTGCAGCAAAACACTTAGGTTCTGTTCAAATGCTGAGAATGTTAGAGTAGAATTCCAGAGAAAAGTCTTCTTTTCCATTGTTTGGCTACGGAAGAAAATTGGGAAATGAAAATAAGGAGAAAGTAAATGGCCAACATACTCTAACtggtctaaaaatttttctctaGAAGATAGTGAATCAGGATAACTCCCCATATGCTGACCTCTTCCAATATGGTTCCTTCTCTCTGCAATTTTTTCAATTCAACTAGGCTTGAGAAAAATCTCTATTATCTTTATCTTCACATTGTTTTGTATTCCTCAATTGATCGacttttccttcctttctttttcttagcaATCAAATAGAGCTTTATGTACATGAAATCATATATTGAAAAAATTTGTGGCCTTCTGAATCTTAAGCTATTTGTTCTCTTGGTATTTAATTCTATTTATGTTGCTTGATCATTATTATAATCTTACTTGCTCGTAAATATTTGGCATGTAGTGATTATGGTGGTGCTGAATCGTCTGTATTTGGTGATAAGTTTGCTGATGAGGCCTCGTGGAATTTTGATGATACTGATTCAGTATGGGGTTCTAATGCAATACATTTGAAGGTAAAAATGCTCTCTCTTTGACAAGCAGTTCTTTTTATATTTCCTCTCGCGTGATGCAAAGTGCTTGTATCTGATTATTGGACACaccttatatttattttcttatgtAGGAGACTGATCATGAGAGGACCACAGAGAACTCTTTCTTTGGCTCTGAAGACTTTGGTCTAAATCCGATTAAAGTAGACCCCTTGAGTGCTGTTAGTGTAtctgggaaggagaagaaaagtttATTCTTTGAGGATTCTGTTCCAAATTCTCCATTTTTCAACTCTGGTTCGTCACCGATGTTTAATGAGGGGCGAGGAGATGACTCCTTCAACAGTTTTAGTAAATTTGATTCCTTTAGGATGCATGACAGCAAATTTTATCCTCCAGGCGGGAGCGTTACAAAGTTTGACTCCATTAGCAGCAGCAGAGATTTTAGTCACATTCAGAAATTCGAATCATTTGATGATGCAGACCCCTTTGGCTCGACTGGACCTTTCAAGTCTTCATGAATCCTTTATCGTAGGTAAGGTTTGGATAATTGGGGTCCTTGCTGGAAGATATTGCACCAAGGAGAAGTTTCTGCTTTGTGCCATGATGCAAGGATACTATTTTTGGAGCAAGATGTTCAATTTCATATGCGCTAAGATCCCTTGACATCTTGGCTATATGCTTTGgacttaattttcttttatcggCATTCTTTTGTTTTTCGGTATTATATGTTGTTTTGTCTTTTAGGTTTTAGGTTTGCTTTGTCTGTGCCTCAAAGTCTTGTTTCAGTTAGCCTACTTGTTCACCTCGTATCATGTATAGGCTAATATTTGTGACTTGAGCATTGCAGAATGGTAGTAATTTTTGGTTGAAAATAATTTCACGGCATACAAGGGACAGATTGAAGCATCAGAAATCTTGTGTTTAGCATCCTCGGTTGTAAGGAAATGCACTGACGATTTTAAACAGTACAGTGATGAAATTGACATCCCTTATATTTGTGCGAATGATTTTGTACATATTGATATGGTAATTATCTTGGTTTGTCTTGCATTTATATTTTGTCAGTCTTTTGTTACTGGGAATTGAAAGTTTTGCTACTCTAAATGTAGGGGCCAAGTAGGTTCACAGTAATTCTTTGGTATCTTGGACTTTTGGCTAGACGGCAGTCAGAGATTAGTAACCTGCTGAATCTAGTGAATGTGAAATATGGCATGGAATCAGCGATGTTACAGCAGGGGTAATGTAATTGCAGTTGTGGCATGACATCAATAACTCACCATTTCAGCACCATGTACAGATTTTGGCTGTAGATTTGATTGACATCCCATATAGGCTTGTCAATGTTGATTATTAGTTTGCAACCATCAAAGCTGATGTGATCAGGAGGATTTAGCCTTCATGGGAGATGACTATCATATTTTTGTTATGAGATGCTAATTTGTCTGCAAGGGTCTTCCTCTTCTGTTATGTGGAATACATGAGTGAGCTGGCTGGTTTTTTCTCTTATGGAATACATAAGTGATGCAACTCGGATGGGGTGGGGAGGTTGATGGCTATCCAGCCCTAGCCCAACTTGATCTGTAAAACGCTCAATACTAATTTGACCTGGCCTCAAGTTTGAATTTGTTCCAACACAATCTCAGCAAGCTATGTTTGATTGGGTCGCATTATCAGATTAGGTTGGTTTCAATGACTTTAATGGAGGCAAAAGGTTTGGGACGCGTTCTGTTGGGTTAAAATTTTAGTATAGAGGGAAAAAAATGGGCAGGGCAGGGGTAAGTCTGGTTGGGTGTCCTTGTTGCTCGGGCTTCAGGCTGGGTTCAGgttttggaaattttttctAGGCCCTAGCCCATAATCCAATCAAGCTTGTTCTTGATCTAAGCCTGCATCCGTTCGTGATTAGGGCTCCCTTCGTAATTAGGGCTGAAGGCAGGTTGGATTACATTCGACCGTATTCGTTTTCGTATCCGATtcggatatattttttttttttttttgattcgaTCAGATCTGGATAGTCAGTTCAAAATTTTTTCAGATACGGACATGAATGTAAATACATATGATTTTTCCAGATTCTGATTCGGATATTTGTGTAACAAGGCAACAAATTAAGTGATTAACTAAACCTGAAGTAAAATGAACTAGAATATGGGATGACCGTCATTTAAGATAATAATCCGAATATAGAATACttgattcgaataaaattttttgaatcaCCCTGCATGAATGAAAGATTCAAATCTCTCGTTCGTCCATTTCATTCATCTTTTCTCTTCGTCGTCTTCAAGCAACTAGGATTTCAAGATCTCGCCCATTTTTTAGTCTTCACTCAGCGATTGCAACCGACAACGGTCATGAAACGCTTTGGAAGTGCTATAGATCTCGCCTACTGTGACGAGTAACTTTAAGCGGTAtatctttataaaattattaatttttattattgatgaatgtttgttaaattatatttttttaactaaattatttttttatgagcATGTCTTTATTGATAGTTTTTATCATTAAATTTTGCTCAAAATTTGATTAGTAACTCAGTCTGACTAAATTAAGTGATATCTCAGACTGAGCCCATCTCAAACCCAACCGAGCCCCCTGTTAATTGCCCATTTGAGATTTGGCATCCTTATAggaggggtggttctatatacaccccccctattgctcaggacaccccccaaaaattaaaaaaaaattaaatactctctacacccccccatttgctaaggacacccctaaaaaattaaaaatttctaaattaccccccaccctccccaccccctcacctaaattgctctctacaccccccaaccccccccccccccaccccgctcttcccctccaaaacacctcaccaacgcccaaaacccccccgttcccccttctccctctcgtcgccagcattctcccgatctccgaccacctcgccggcttctcccgaaatttttttttttcacggttcgtgctccgttcggcactggatcgccgaacaaaaggcttctgttcggctgaacagtgccggacagaagccttctgttcggcactgtgcagccgaacagatctgttcggttgagggttgccgaacagaagccttttgttcggcgatccagtgccgaacggagcacgaaccgtgaaaaaaaaaaaattcgggagaagccggcgaggtggttccgggagaagccggcgaggtggtcggagatcgggagaatgccggcgacgagagggagaagggggaacgggggaggaggggtttaaggggggtttgaggggtgtttttttttttcttttcaaaacgaaacggaggaggaggaaggggggtgtatgagaaaatttcaagggcaatatggtaattacactaaaggttagtttgggtattttctttttggtttttggggggtgtcctgagcaatagggggggtgtatatagaactacccttaTAGGAGGTGAGATCTTCAGCTTTCTTATTAAAATGACAATACTACCCATATAACAATGATCCCTAATAGAATAGATATATTTTCTAATTTAGCAAGCAAGAACCGCAGACAACCATTCACGAAAACATCACGTACCGCATATCCTAGTTAacaacaacagcagcagcagatTATTAAATATCTTAGAAGCTAAAATCATTGGCATAACAAACAAATATTTTCAACTAAAAAGATCTTTCCTTACTAAATTTGAGACAACTTGCAACAAACCAACAGCGTGAAAGCTCCGATGGGATGCTATCTTCTGTCCGGAAACAAAAATAGAGCATTTGGAATGGCTGATACACATCCAACGACCCCAACCCAAACAACAATTCTTTGGATTTCCGAAGTAACCATCACAACACAACACAAAAATTTCCAGTTTCAGCTAATAGAGATCAAAGAATGGATTTTTGAATCATGAATCCGACAAATCGTGGCAGGAATGACTCATGACACTTCCACCGAGGATAAGATCTCCTGGAGAGACGACACGGTTCCGGACACCGCCAGCGCAAGGCCCAGCACCAGGATCCCCAGGTCGGCGGCCACCGAGCCCCACCCCAGCTCCATCCCGAACACCTTCAGGTGGAAGGCCGCGGGCAGGACGAAGGCGAGGACGATGCACACGCTGCTCCCCACCAGCGAGAGGAAGTCGGCGAAGTTGGGCACCAGCATCGCCGCCAAGCTCACCGCCGCCACCAGCAACCACCGCAGCCAGGCGCAGTACCTCTTCCCGCAGAACCAGCGCTCCACCACCTCGTACACAGGATTCATCATCACCGGAAACGTGAAGAAGAGGTTGATGCAGAGGCCCAACTGGACCAGCACGGTGACGACGCCGGTGCCCAGGTTGGTGGTGATGATGTCGCGGGTGTCATCGCCGAAGGCGAAGTAGCCGAGGACGCCGAAGAGGCCGTACATGACGGCGATGAAGAACATGGAGAGCCCGAGGGTCCTGCCGAATTTGGCTTTGTCGGCGGCCTCGGACTCGAGGGGGAGGACCATGCCGATGCCCTCGAAGGCGTAGACGGCGACGCCGACGCCGTAGAGCAGGACGGAGGGGCCGGCGAAGGCGCGGAGAGGTGGGGGGTGGGCGAGGAAGGTGACGAGGTCCTCGCCGAGGACGACGGCCATGGCGCCGAGGTCGACGACGTCAGCGAAGATGCTGAGAGGAGCGAGGAGGGTGAGGGTTTTGATGGAGTTGAGGCCGAGCTGGAAGGGGAGCATGGCCCAGATGTAGAGGGCTTTGGGGGCGAGGAAAGGGGAGGAATTGGAGGGGAGGCGGAAGAGGTAGGCGAGGGTgttggagatgaagatgaggtagCCGACGCAGAACCCGGCCTGGCTGAGGACGATCATGGCGTCGACGGCGGCGCGGCCGGCGGGGCCGGCGACGGCGAGGCCAAGATCGCCGAAGCAGGCGATGTTGGAGACGCCCACGATCTTGGATAAGTCCTGGTCGCGCTCGAGGCGGCGGCGGGTGCGGACGAGGAGGAGCATGCAGTAGAAGGTgagggcggcgacggcggcgaggaGAAGGGCGCCGGCGGCCCACCCGGTGCGCATGAAGGTGTAGGGGAGGCCGAGGACGCCGGAGCCGACGATCGCGATGAATACGTTCGCGAAGGTCTTAGGCTGGGAGGAGAGGCGGGCGGCGGAGGGGTGCGGCGGGAGGAGGGGGCTCGTCGGGTCGACCAGGCCGTGGGTCGACGAGCTCGCCTCGCTGTTCTTGATGCTCTCGAAACCCATCTCGATCGATCGATGCTTTTCTTTTTCGTTTTACTCTTTGGATCCTTTAATTCATGGGTTggctggaggaggaagaaagaagggcCTTGGATGGGATTTAGATGGGCGTTTGAAAGCAAGAAGGGGGAAGGGAACTCCGttaagctaaaaaaaaaaaaaagggtactcCTCATATCACGTGTTTTTTATGGTTAGAAAAAAACTTGTGGGTCCCACGTGACGTTGGGAAAGGGAATCAATCTGCACCGTCAAATGGGTGATGTCTTTTTATCTTTTAAGCTGTATGCGATTCACGGCTGGCCACTGCGCGCCGGCACGTCGCGTCCTAGCGTATGTGGTAAGGAACGATGGGCGTGAAAATGAAAGCACACGTGGTTATGGGTGCTTCATTAAAGGTAGCGATTGGTGCATACATGTAGTCAATTTGGTGAGTCCAACTTTTATTTTTCCCTGCCTTGTTGCTGACGATGAAAATGGATTGGATAATATCCATTCAAAGCAGACGCGTGACTTCCAGCTTTCCTTGAGAGAGACTGTCATTTGTGGCAAAGATTTTCGAAATGCAGAAATTAATTTGGGCAATTATTATGTACAATATCTTCTCGTCTTAAATAatactatttatttatttatttatttattattattattatggtaAATCGGCTACTCACATGGCTCTAGCATGAGCATAGCCAGCTATATCACTAACAAAAAGACTATACAAACTAGAAGGAGAAGTCTGCTGGATCCATAGAAAATCTCTCAAATGATGAGCGGCAAATGAGGCGACCTAATCTGCAGTTCGGTTCGTCTTCTGAAGAACATGCTTGATCTGGACAGCACGGCACTCCCGCATCATCCGTCATGTGTCATTGAGAAACAGATGCTCTGGCACCTCCCATCCCTCCTCCCATAATCGTTCAATCAACACAGCTGAGTTTCCCTCCAGAATGATATAGTCAACTTCTATTGCATATCTCACGAAGGAGAATTCCTCCCATACTGCTCTGAGTTCCGCCCTAAAAGTTGAAGCTAATAATACTATTTATCAAGTACAATTAAAAATGCTATGGCCAGTTATTGCCCCCACTGTTTTCTAATTTATATCAAGTTTCATGTAATGCATGTTCGAGATTAAATAGAGAAATTGAGAGAGATATCAAGCTGAAGCACCCCGTTAACGATCCTAGCCAGCGCCAGCAACATGATACATAATGAGAATTTGGCAAGATACATCTTTCTTTGCACAAATTTACTATTGGATCGCACAATGGCCACTTCAAAATAAGTGCAGAGGGCCAAATCAAGAAATTTAGAGTATTTCGAGATTTGTGCATAATGCTATCTAATGGTTAATATCATGCAAAAAAAGgttaatcttttttcttttcttttgcacGAAACCTGCAACCCGAACTATTTACAACATTTCCGTAACAAAATGCTAAAGATCACCCCTCAATTCACCAGGCTAACATAAGTTGTGCTAAAGATCAAATTGCCACCATCATCCACATGCATgcagtttctctctctctctctctctctctctctgtccgtGTGTGTGGGTGTGGACTCGTTGGAATTTTTgactcttcttttgtttttccccTCTTTTAGCAGCTAGGCAAAGGGAGGAAAATAACAATGATTAGAtgaaaggactgtatcataaaTAAATTCTTTTTGCTTTTCTCCAACACCAGAGTGGTTATACGTAGTACGAAGATTAGATCTTGAGATTTCTAGAGCCATATTTGACTCGGAAACTAGGTATATGAGTCAATCACATATCCAATCTCTCAAAAACTTCGCATATAGGTTTTCGTATGGTAAAGGCACATGCAATGCTCACTTCTATATTATAGTCTGAATTTCTTATCAAAATTTCTTAGTTATACTTTTGACTGTATGCCgtcaatttttttactttttaagtAATAAAGTAGATAATAGAATTCATTAAATATTGCTTAATTTTTAGAGCAtgcattattaaaaaattaaaaattatccaAGACCCAAATCCAAAACCAATTCGTCGAAATCCGATAATTGTTGGTGAATCATGCTAGACTTGAGCCCAACATAAAGGCTTGGTGCGTAAAGTTTGGGTCAAACGTTTAGATGGTATGTCCAAGCCTAATCTAAGTTGGAGGTACCCACTACAAGCCCTAACTATGCCATGCATAtaagaaaactgttgcaaaaATCAAGCTGGAGAGCCATTCTTAGAGAATAATGATCGATCTGGATAAACTTTACTGCATATTTTTCCAATATACATCAACCTCTGTTTATGTTTTTGATACCAACTTTGTTGCGAGTATTTTGAAAGCTTTTAATTTCCAATTAAAATATATGGAATGATGAGAAACTTATAGTTCATTATATGTTAGTCCTAAATAACTAAAGCCATAGATTAAGAGTTGTTTGGTAATAATAGTTTTTAGCAGTTAACAGTTGCAGTAATGCTGCAAAGTCCATATCAGGAATTATAATAGAACATTTCAATTCAAATTAATAAAAGTGAACAAATTGAAAATGCGAGACAAGCACTGCAAGCTGAACCCAAAAAATGGGACAGGAATTAAGAGACAGTTTGATGTTGTGTCTTAGCTGTTTATGATTGGGGTGCATTGTTGGAAAAATCACTAGAGAGAGAACTGTGTGattggaattaaaaaaaaaggtgaaatgAGATCCTCTGCAGTGCAACTTTTGCACCATAGAGTACGGTACCATCATGGATAGACTTTTGTTTTGCTCAACATGGCATCAAATTTCAAAAGGTTGGAGTTTGGAATTCCAAACATTCTCAATTTGCACCTAAGATTAACTTCACACCATAAATGTTAGGGTGCTTCTACCTTATGCAAAAAATAAATGTTAAATAGACATTTTAAAAGAAGGGCCGTGCTGATTGATCAAATCTTTTGCAATTATCTACTCCTAGTAGCTGAGTCTATATAAGGTTTATTTCacaaaaatctctctctctccaatgcGTTGCTCAAGCCCACAGCCTTTAAGGCATTCTTGGGCCAAAGATTTTAGGCATGAATAGCCGGGCCGAGCCTAGAAAATAGATGCGTTTGGCAAATGACAGAGCTCGAGCTTAGAGATTGAAGTCTTACCTAgtacttattttttatttttcttttattatttatttatatttgatgTATTTACCGATTTAGTAAGATAACGAAtatattgtaggttgttggaagtatttaaaatattttaagtttttttagtattttttggagaaaaaaaaagtggtgGTCCGAACTTAAGAGTAAGAGCCAAACTTGGATCTGAAAGGTAGGCCGAAGGTCAAACAGAACCTCGATAAATTGTATAATACTTTTGGCAAAACCTAGTTCAAGCCTACCTTAGCCCGACTCATGAACAGGTCTACTCCCCCTCTCCTTACTCTTTCCATACACATATGGACATGCATACACACAATGAGATGGCCTTTGTCCTTTGTTCCATCTCAAGCTTTGTATCTATCTCCTACTTTTTTTTTCGTCATATAGAGCACAgaattcccatcctccccaatGAGCGCTCCTAGGTTTATTATGCAATTCTTCCAATATGCACCCATGCTACCATTCATGCTAATATCACAACCTTCCTCCTCTACACCTCTTTGTTTTATTTATGACCTTCCTCCTATTACGTATCCTTTCTACACATCATACTAATGCTATAACTTCTCTCCTATCCCTCCCTCCACTCAGCATGATACCCTCTCTCCTTGCTATGGTGTTCTTATGATTGGAACTAGGCTGGGCTGGTCAAGTTTCCTTGCAACCATAGCCCGACCTGAGAAATGTTTTGGACTTCAAGCTGGCTCAGGTTCGAACTAGCATGAAACCAAACCCTAGCCCAATTTGAAGCCCAAATGAGCCTGACCAAGCCAGGCCGAGCTCCATCACAAGGTCCGATACCTTGACCCAACAAAGCTCGGCTCAATCACCCAACGTGGCACCGTAGGAGATACTGGTTGAATCGGATATATAATAGATCAAAAAACTATTAACCCGAATCCAACCTATTTATTGAACATATCAAAAAGGCATATCCGAGCCATCTAGTTTGATctacaatgggttgaaacaaaaTAAATGGGTTAAACGGTTGACCATCACCACCCCTACCATCAACAATGTCCTCCTCTTCCGTTGTTATCTACCTCTAGTCTTTAttgttcttctttctcttgataGTGTGAACCCTTCTTTTGTATTTATGCCATTATAATTGTTTTTCCTTGTTTATTACCATTGCCCCACCTCTTTTATCCTTAGATTGAAAAGATTGCAAATTGAGGTGATGAAGCAAAACTAACACAAACAGTATGAAGCATACTTCTTTTGCATATATAACCTTGAGAAATATTtattattggaaaaaaaaagggttaaaaTGTACCTCAAAAAACAAGGATGTCATGTTGTTACTGCCATGCTCCTTCATTTTCATTCAAATTACT
Above is a window of Phoenix dactylifera cultivar Barhee BC4 unplaced genomic scaffold, palm_55x_up_171113_PBpolish2nd_filt_p 000807F, whole genome shotgun sequence DNA encoding:
- the LOC120107259 gene encoding amino acid transporter AVT3B-like encodes the protein MGFESIKNSEASSSTHGLVDPTSPLLPPHPSAARLSSQPKTFANVFIAIVGSGVLGLPYTFMRTGWAAGALLLAAVAALTFYCMLLLVRTRRRLERDQDLSKIVGVSNIACFGDLGLAVAGPAGRAAVDAMIVLSQAGFCVGYLIFISNTLAYLFRLPSNSSPFLAPKALYIWAMLPFQLGLNSIKTLTLLAPLSIFADVVDLGAMAVVLGEDLVTFLAHPPPLRAFAGPSVLLYGVGVAVYAFEGIGMVLPLESEAADKAKFGRTLGLSMFFIAVMYGLFGVLGYFAFGDDTRDIITTNLGTGVVTVLVQLGLCINLFFTFPVMMNPVYEVVERWFCGKRYCAWLRWLLVAAVSLAAMLVPNFADFLSLVGSSVCIVLAFVLPAAFHLKVFGMELGWGSVAADLGILVLGLALAVSGTVSSLQEILSSVEVS